A region of the Chlamydia felis Fe/C-56 genome:
TCTTTAACCTTCAGGATGCTAAAAGACATTTTAGCGTATTTAATGCTATCATATTTTTAGGAGATGCTATTGGTTCAGGAATCGTTAATAGAATTCAATACATAGGAATCGAAAGAATTCTGATACTCCTTATAGTAATTCTACTATGCTGTTTCCCACTAGTGCACTATGTATCTAAAACTCTAAAGGAACTTTCGGAAGATCATGACCACTTCTTAGATACGGGCCATCCCCCATCCATATCCAAAGCTTTTAAGCTTTGTCTAAAGGATAGTTACACCTTTTACCTGCTATGTTTTTACTTTTTAATGCAACTGCTCGCTATAGCAACAGAGTTCAACTATTTAAAAATTTTCGAGGAGCACTTCGCTGATAAGAATACATACGAACTGACAGCTCATATAACCAAGTGGTCGTCGTGGATTTCTTTAACAAATATGTGTTTTGCTCTATTTGCCTATAGCAGAATTGTTAAAAATATCGGCGTAAATAACATTATTCTCTTTGCTCCACTATGCTTCACCAGTCTTTTTCTCTGTTGGTCTTGCAAAACTTCAGTAGGAATTGCCACTATAGGTATGGTAGCAAGGGAGGGTCTTACCTACGCCCTAGATGATAATAACTTGCAGCTGCTAATCTACGGTGTTCCCAATAGAATCCGAAACCAAATTAGAATAGGGATCGAGTGTTTTATTGAACCCATAGGCATGTTCACATGGGCTCTCGTGTGTTTCACTACTTCCGCCCAATATAAAGTTTGTCTTATCATATCCATTATTACGGTAGTTCTAGCCTATTTGTTGCGCTCATATTACGCCAAAGCTATTCTAAGAAATCTGTCTTCTCAAGCCATCTATCTGAAAAAGACCATGGTAGAATGGATAAAAGCTATGACTTTAAAGGAGAAAAGACAGACCGAGCTTCTACTACTTTCTCATCTAAAACATCAGCACGAAAGACATCAAATCTTGGCTTTCCAACACTTACTTAATCTTGGCAGCCGTAGTGTTCTTCCTAGTTTATTATCCCATATGAATAAACTTAGCCTGCCCAGCAAGCTAAAAACTATGGAAATGTTAAAAAATAGTCTTTGGGCTAAGGATTTTCTTACTCTAGAGCTTTTGAAGCGATGGTCATCAACCACCCCTCATCCCTCAATAGCTACAGGAATACATCTCTATTTTGCAAAACATGACTTATTAGAAATTTCTGATATCTCTGAAGATCTTTATGACGATCCCGGTGATAGACTTCTAGCAGCAATTCTTACTGTTCGTCGCCAGGAAATTACAGGACAATATCGTGATATTGCAGATTCACGACTCAAAGAATTGCTCTCTTCTCCAGATCTTCAAGTAGTATCCATAGGACTTTCTATTCTAACTCTAGAAAAAAATCCAGATAATTTCCCCTTCTTAATGGAGTTTTTGGATAACGCAAGTCATGAGATTTTTATTCAAACATGTAAAGCTCTACAGGCATCAGTAAAAGCCTCTCATAAACCCTATTGCAAAAGACTGATACAAATTCTAAAACATCACGTTCATAACGAGGAAGCTTGCTATTATCTATTAAAAACCATCGCAGTTATCTTAGACGTTTCATTAGTTAAAGAGTTCCTGATTACCACATCATTATTAAAAAGTTCCTCTAGGAAATACGCAGAGTCTATCATCTTAGATCTTCCTAAAGAAACAGCTTCCTCACTTCTTCAGATTCTTTCTGATAATAACGTACACAATCGTTGTCGTATTCTTGCAGCAAAAGCTCTATGTAAAATCGATAATAAACTATTTAAGAAGCACGCTTATAGAATTGTAAAAGCCAAAGCTTTGAAGGCTATTTTTTACGACTATCATAAAAATTATATTCAAAAATCCTATCCAAAGTACAATCTCAGCCTATTAGTTAATACTTTAGAATCCAATTATCAATCAGAAGTGAACTTCATGTTTGAATTCTTAGGAATTTTAGGCTCCATAGAACACTCAGATATTCTTATAAGAGCTCTGACTGGGAAAAATAAAAAGGCAAAAGCTCAAGCTCTAGAATCTTTAGAAAAGAGCTGCGAAGACTACTTATTTTCTCTGCTAGATCCTTTCATTAACGATACCGGCAATCGCAGTGAAAAATATTACTTAAAATGCGGGGTTATTCCTTTAACTTTAAAAGAGTTATTGAATATGATGGAAAACTCTCCATCATATTTAAGTAAACTTACATCCAGACAGCTAAAAGAAGAACTAGCAAGCTGTGATGCAGATTTTCAACCCACGCCACCGTATTCGACTTTAGATGAAGAAAATGAAAATCATAATCAAAACGACTCTACAAGTCTAGTTCACTTCTTTACTATTTAGCCAGGAGTCTCTTGATGAATCTAATAGACCGCGCTTTCCTTATAAAGAAAAATCCTATTTTCAACTCTTTAGATATGGATGTTCTCCTGGCTATTTCAGATAAAACTGAAGTTATGATTTTCAAGCCTGGGACAAAAATATTTTCTAAGGATGAACCAAGCTTTAGCCTATATATTATAGTAGAAGGCTATGTCAAAATTACGGATAATAATTCTTCCCTATCCGTTACAATTTCATCACAAGAATGTTTTGGAGAAGAAAGCTTATTCAGCAATAAGCATCGAGAATATAACGCTGAGGCTATAACCCAAGTTCGAACTTTAATTTTAAGTAAGGGACAATTTCTTAGTATTGTTGAAGAGTGTCCTTCTGTAGCTCTGTCTCTTTTAGAACTCTACGCAAAGCAGATTAGTTTCAGATACCCTGTATCTTAAACCCGATTCTAAAAGAGAAACGTTTTATATAAGAATATAAAGAAAACGGTGCGCTATTTTAGTGAAAAGATAATACACTAAGAAGACAAACGCACCCCAAAAGGATAATAGAACTACTCACCCTGACGTGTTTTAATATATGTGATAACGTCGCCTACAGTACGTAACTTCTCCGCATCTTGTTCTGAAATTTCAAAGTCAAACTTTTCTTCCAAAGTCATTATCAACTCTGTTAGGTCTAAACTATCAGCATTAAGGTCTTCGATAAATGAAGAATTCTCATTTACTTCACTTGCATCTACGCCAAGCTGATCAACTATAATTAACTTTACATCATCTTCTAAACTCATTGCTATATCCTTTATGTTTTATCTAAATTTTCCTGAAAAAAGAAGGACAACCTGAATCTAATTTTTCAAGTTAGATCGTTTGTAACCTATTTAGTGAGTCATACCCCCATCAACACTCAATACTTGAGAAGTTATATAAGAAGATAAGGGAGAAGCCAAAAATAGCGCAACATTAGCAATTTCTTCAGGTAACCCCATCCTTCCCATAGGAACATTCTTTAACCACTCAGTTTTTAAATTATCATTTAACACCTTGGTCATATCGGTATCAATACATCCTGGGGCTATACAGTTCACTCGAATATTTCTAGCTGCCACTTCCTTTGCTAAAGCTCTACTAAACCCTATAATACCCGCTTTTGCAGCTGCGTAGTTCGTTTGCCCAGGACTTCCCATTAAACCAACAACAGAACTAATGTTAATTATGGACCCCGAACGAGCCTTAATCATAGAACGAATCACACTTGAACAGACATAGTATAGGGAATTTAAATTAGTATTAATAACAGAGGACCACTCTTCTTCAGACATACGCATTAAAAGATTGTCACGAGTAATCCCAGCATTATTTACTAAAATATCAATATTACCATGTACAGAAATAAAATTCTGAACAGCATCTTTTACAGAATGATTATCACCAACATCAACCTTAGCAAAAGTCGCAGATCTTCCTAATTTGGATAGCTCTTCAGCAGCCTGCTTGCCTCCTTCAGCATTTATCCCCCATATTTCAACATCAGCACCTTGCTCAACAAAAAGCTTAGCTATGGCAAATCCTATGCCTCTAGATCCTCCCGTAACGATCGCTTTTTTCCCAAACAACACAGCATTCATATCTATAGCTCCGTCAAAAAATTATTGATGCTTTCTACTGTCCCTAAACTCTTAATAGGTTTAGTTAACCCTATGGAACGATTTAATCCCGCAAGAACCTTTCCCGGGCCTATTTCTAAAAATTCATCAACTTCTAAATCCATCTTAGAACAACTTTGATACCATAAGGTAGGAGAGGTCATCTGCTTCACTAAACACTGACGAATTTCATCATTATTTATTAAAAAATCTGCCACGACATTAGAGACAAACGGGACTTCTGAATCATGCATGTCCAAATTATATAAATAAGAAGCCAATTCATTTTCTGCCACCTGCATTAATGGCGTGTGAAAGGCTCCAAATACTTTTAATAAAATCGCTCTTTTCGCTCCTAAATCTGTAAATAATTTAACAGCTTCTTCTATTTTTTCTCTCAAACCAGCAATAACAAGTTGTTTAGGAGCATTGTAATTAGCAATCCAAATCCCCTCCCCTAAACTTTCTAGATTCTGTTCAACAATATCGGCTGTTAATCCAAGAATCGCAGCCATCGCTCCGGGACTTTGTTGACAAGCCTGATTCATAAACTGAGCGCGTTTACTAATAATATTAAAACCATCAATCGGAGAAATACGACCAGAAGCAACCAAAGCCGTATATTCCCCTAAGCTTAATCCAGAAACTGCTGCAGGGGTTATAGAAGTTCTTGAGACTAGAATCTTCACTATAGCTAAACTATGTAAATATATAGCTAATTGACTGTATGCTGTTTCAAGAAGTTTCTCTTCCGGTCCTTCAAACATAATAGAAGACAGGGAAAAATTTAATGTTTCATCCGCCAAAGCAAACACCTCTGCAGCCTCAGGATAACTCTCAACTAAATCTTTACCCATACCAACATATTGACTACCTTGGCCAGGAAATAAGAACCCTATTTTTTTCTTCATTATTAAACTAACCTTCTACCTGTTGTAAAACAACTGCTCCCCAAGATAATCCACCTCCAAACGCAACTATAAGTAAATATTCTCCAGAATTAATTACATGTGATTGTAATAATTCATCTAGGGCGATGCACACAGAAGAAGCCGCCGTATTTCCATACTTTGATAAAGTTTTAAATACTTTAGCCTCATCGATTTCGAAACGCTTAGCTATTGCGTCAATAATTCTTTCATTAGCCTGGTGAGGAACTAACCAATCTATATCTTCTTCTGCTATCCCAGCATCAGAAATACATGCTTTAGCAGCAGACTCCATGCGTCTTACTGCATGCTTAAACACTTCTTTACCTTCCATAGAAATAAAATGCTTCCCAGCCTCTAGAGTCTCTAAAGAAGCAGGAAGACGACTGCCTCCGGCAGGAAGACTCAATAAATCCGATACACTGCCATCAGCTCCTAAATTCACATTAGTGATTTCTAAAGCTCCAGGACGACTCTCTCCAACAACACAGGCTGCGCCTCCGTCACCAAAAAGAACACATGTATTTCTATCCTGATAGTTTACAAAAGAAGAAAGCTTATCTGCTGCAATCAGCAATACATTATTGTACATTCCAGATTCTACATAAGCCTTAGCCACTGACAAACCATATAAATAACCCGTGCAAGCAGCCATGCAATCAAATGCTGGGATTTCTTTTATTCCCAAATAAGCTTGAGCCAAAGCTGCGCTTGAAGGGAAAATATGATCGGGAGCCGAGGTAGAAAAAATAATACATTCTATTTGGTCTTTAGTTAGACCTGCTTTTTCTATGGCCTTTTCAGCTGCTTTCGCTCCCATAATAGAGGTATACTCATCAGCAGCAGCAATACGCCTTTCTTTAATTCCGGTTCTTGTTACTATCCATTCATCAGAAGTGTCAACCATCTGTTCTAGGTCAGAATTAGACAGGATTTTTTCAGGTAAATAAGAACCCGTGGCCCAAATAGATGCTTTTCTTGTTTTTTTCACACACAACCATAAATAAAGAAAAAAGCTAGTATACTATTCAAAGAGTTTATACCCTAACTTTTATTTTAGGTATTTAGGCTCCTTCTGCAACTCTACAGCATAACAAAAAAAATATAGATAAGTTCTAAAATGTTAAAGTATCCAGATTATCTATCCAAATTAATCTCTTTTCTTAGGAAACTTCCAGGAATAGGATTTAAAACAGCCGAAAAGTTGGCTTTTGAACTTTTAGACTGGGAGCAAGATCAATTAGAAGCATTGGGTAAAGCCTTTTCTGAATTATCTATAGCACGTAGTCACTGTCCCTGTTGTTTTTGCTTAAAAAATTTTCCAGAAAGTCAGTGCGAATTTTGTCAAAACAACCGCGACACTTCCACATTATGTATCGTAGCCAGTCCTAAAGACATTTTTTCTTTAGAACGTTCTCAAGTTTTTAAAGGTCATTACTATGTCCTGGGGACATTGCTATCACCTTTAACAGGAAAACATATTGAAGAAGAAAGAATGCGGTTATTAAAACAACGCATAGAATTTTTAAACCCCAAAGAAATAATTCTAGCTCTGGATGCCACTTTGGAAGGAGATGCCACTGCTCTTTTTTTAAAACAAGAGTTAGCCTATTCCCTAGCTTCTATTTCACGTTTGGCTTTAGGTTTGCCAATAGGATTGTCTTTTGATTATATAGACTCTGGAACTCTTGCTAGAGCATTTTCTGGAAGAAATCCATATTAAACTTGAAATAAATTTTTTCTATTTTTAATTTTTTTGGGGTTGTAAAAATATAAGCAATCTCTAGAAGCTCTGTCTATGTTCAAGATAGTAAGATCTTGTTAAAAAACATCCTACTCCTTATTTTTGTGCTTACTTCAAAAAACTAATTTTTCTGTCCTAGGGGAAATTCTTTCGAATGTTCATAATGCGAAATAAAGTTATTCTGCGATTTACTGTTTTGGCTCTAATCCAAGCCCCAATAGCTCTAACAGCTAAGGCTACAGAAACAGTTAAAGAAGGATACACAATAGTTGAATCTATTACGATTACAACAGAGGGTGAAAATTCTATAAACAAACATCCACTACCGAAATTAAAAACGAAAAGTGGAGCTTTGTTTTCTCAAGCAGATTTTGATGAAGACTTACGCAATCTATCCAAGGATTACGATAGAGTAGAACCAAAAGTTGATTTTTCCAATGGAAAGACCACTATTTCCCTACTTCTTGTGGCCAAGCCCTGCATTCGAAAGATTTGCATTACGGGAAATGAAGCCGTTCCTAATCACAAAATTCTTAAAACTCTGCAAATCTACGAAAATAGCGTATTCGACAGAGAAAAGTTCTTGAAAAACTTCGATGAACTTAGAGTTTACTATCTTAAACGTGGCTATTTTGAATCTAATCTCTGTTATGACCTAGATCATAATGAACATCAGGGCTATATCGACATAACTGTTCGGGTTCAGGAAGGTTCTTGCGGAAGGATTAAAACATTTAAAATTAATGGCCTCAGCAAAAGTGAAAAGGCTGACGTCCAAGAAATCATTCTCACCAAGCAGCATTCCAAAACTACAAGTTGGTTTACAGGAAGCGGCTTATATCATCCTGATATTGTTGAACAGGATGCTCTAGCCATCACCAACTATCTACATAACTTAGGTTATGCAGATGCAACAGTTACCCCACGACGAGAAGTCGATGAGTGTGGAAATATTGTACTCTACATGGATGTAGAAAAAGGTCCTCTTTATACCTTAGGCCACGTACATATTGAAGGATTTGATGTTTTGCCTAGACGACTTGTAGAAAAACAATTGTCGGCAGGTCCTAATGACATATATTGCCCTGAAAACATCTGGGACGGTGCTCAGAAAATTAAAAATACATATGCTAAATATGGCTATATCAACACCAACGTTGACATAACATTCTCCCCTCATGCATCACGTTCTGTCTATGATATAACTTACCAAGTAAGCGAGGGGTCCCCTTATAAAGTTGGTTTAATCAAAATCACGGGAAACACTCATACAAAGCATGATGTTATCTTACATGAGAGCAGTCTCTTCCCAGGGGATACTTTTAACAAGTTAAAACTGGAGGATACAGAACAACGTTTAAGAAATACTGGTTATTTTCAAAGCGTTAGTGTTTACACAGCACGTTCTCAATTAGATCCTTTGGATAATGCTGAAGAATACCGTGATATCTTTGTAGAAGTTAAGGAAACCACAACAGGAAACTTGGGATTGTTTTTAGGATTTAGTTCCTTAGACAATTTATTCGGGGGAATAGAACTTTCTGAAAGCAATTTCGATCTTCTAGGTTTCAGACACTTGTTTTCTAAGGGATTTAAATGCTTAAGAGGCGGTGGAGAATATCTATTCTTAAAAGCCAACTTTGGGGATAAGGTCACTGACTATACCCTAAAATGGACCAAACCTCACTTTTTAAATACTCCATGGATTTTAGGTGTGGAACTTGATAAATCTATCAATAGAGCACTTTCTAAAGATTATTCCGTTGAGACTTATGGTGGAAATGTCAGCACTACATATATCTTAAATCAACAACTGAAATACGGAATCTATTACCGTGGCACTCAAACCAGTTTACATAAAAAGAAAAAGGATCAAGAGGGACCAGATATCGCAGCCAATAAAGGTTTCGTATCAGCTGCTGGAGTAAACTTAAATTTCGACTCCATAAATAACCCAAGAAATCCCACTACAGGAGTACGTAGTGGAATAAACTTCGAAGTTTCTGGTCTTGGCGGCACATATCATTTTACAAAACTTTCAGTAAACAGCTCGATATATCGAAAACTAACAAGAAAAGGCGTTTTAAAAATCAAAGGAGAAGCTCAATTCCTTAAACCATTTGGTAATACAACTATAGAGGGTATTCCCATTAGCGAGCGCTTCTTCTTGGGTGGAGAAACTACTGTTCGTGGATATAAGCCATTTATTATTGGTCCCAAATTCTCTCCTACGGAACCTCAGGGCGGTCTATCCTCTCTTCTACTTACTGAAGAGTTTCAGTACCCTTTAATCAATCAGCCTAGTGTCAGTGCTTTTGTCTTCCTAGATGCGGGATTCATTGGACTTAAAGAATACACTATCCGCTTAAAAGATCTTTGCAGTAGCGCAGGATTCGGCTTACGTTTTGATGTAATGAACAACGTCCCCGTTATGTTAGGATTTGGCTGGCCATTCCGTCCCACAGAAATGTTTGACGGTGAAAAGATCGATGTTTCTCAACGATTCTTCTTTGCCTTAGGAGGTGTCTTCTAGGTATAACTGGGAAAGAAAGTAAGCGAAGCTCTAAATCTTTGGTTGTCTTCAGAGAGGGCTTTTGCTAATCTAAAGTTCTTCATCTCTTAGATCTTATAAAGGTTAATATGAAAAAATCATTACGCCCTGTCTTTCTAGCTTTTTTAACTTTAGCGGGTACGCAGCAAGCTTTTGCAGATGACGACCATCTTAAGGGTGGTTTAGGTGTTGTTAGCTTAAAACGCTGCTTAGAAGAATCTGCTTTTGGGAAAAAAGAAACAGAAGAACTCGAAAACATGAAAGAACAGTTCTCAAAAAATTCCGAAAAAATGGAAGAAGAACTGTCAGCACTTTATAATAAGCTACAAGACGAAGATTACATGGAGAGTCTCTCCACTTCAGCTTCAGATGAACTAAGAAAGAAATTCGAAAATCTTTCTTCAGAATATAATGCTTTGCAGTCTCAATATTATCAGATGTTGAATCAAAGCAATATGAAAAGAGTTCAAAAGCTCATAAAAGAAGTAAAAAAAGCTTCTAATATAGTACGAGAACAAACAGGTTTAGCAGCAGTCTTGAATGATGAAGTGGTTCTCTCTATTGATTCTAGCGCTGATATAACTAATGAAATTATCAAAATTCTTGATGAATCTTTCAAAAATAATTAAGATACCTCAAGAACCAAGGAGTTTTGTATGCCTCAAGAACTGGTCTATACTCTTCAACAGTTAGCAGACTTATTAAAAGTTGAAGTTCAAGGAAATACAGAAACTCCTATTTCTGGAGTTGAAGAAATAAGTGAGGCTCAATCTCATCACGTCACTTTTCTGGATAACGAAAAGTATTCGCGTTTTATAAAAAATACCGAAGCTGGAGCGATTATTCTATCAAAAGCTCAGGCTCAAAAGTACGGTCATTTAAATAAGAACTTTCTTATAGTTTCTGAGTTCCCTTCAATAGCTTTTCAAAAATGTATAGAGTTATTTATTCCTCCCATTGATTCAGGATTCCCGGGAATTCATCCTACAGCAGTTATTCATCCCACAGCACATATTGGCAAAGATGTTTTTCTTGAACCCTATGCTGTAATATGCCAACACGCGCAAATTGGAGATTCTTCTCATATTGGAGCAGGAAGTGTTATAGGCGCTTTTTCAACTCTTGGGGAACATTGCTATGTTCATCCTAAAGTAGTAATTCGCGAACGTGTGGTAATAGGTAAGCGTGTTATCGTTCAACCCGGAGCTATTATCGGCGCTTGTGGTTTTGGTTATATCACCAATGCTTTTGGGCGTCATAAACATCTCAAACATCTAGGCCAGGTAATCATTGAAGACGATGTCGAGATTGGAGCAAACACTACGATAGATAGGGGCCGCTTCAAGAATAGTGTTATACGTGAGGGCACTAAAATCGACAACCAAGTTCAAATAGCTCATCATGTGGAGGTTGGAAAACACAGCATGATTGTTGCTCAAGCAGGAATCGCTGGTTCTACGAAAATCGGAAACCACGTAATTATTGGAGGTCAAACAGGAATTACGGGTCATATTTCAATAACAGATCACGTAATCATGATGGCTCAAACAGGGGTTACAAAATCGATTAGTTCTCCAGGAATCTATGGAGGAGCTCCTGCTCGTCCTTATCAAGAGATTCATCGTCAAGTTGCGAAAATCCGCGGCCTACCTAAATTAGAAGAACGTTTGGGAATGCTAGAAGAAAAAGTTAAGGGATTATCTGCACAATCCGAAGAAGCTCAAATAACCCCTTAATCAAATTACACGTACACGGATTTAAAACGCCTTTTCAAGGTTAAAACCTTGATTACGCTTTTGTTAACGATTGCAGGGCTTATTTTCCCTGCTGAAATTAATTGAGCTAGAGTTTTTATTCCTTCTTTAAGTTCTTTAAGATTAGAAAAAGTAAAGCAATCAACTCCGTAGTTTAATGCTTTAATTGTATTCTCAACATTCGCAAGTATTGAACATCCTATAAACTTTATACTAGAAAAGTCTACGTCAATTGCTAGACCTCGAATAGTATTTGCTAGGCTGTAGCGTAAAGCTATAGGGAGGGGTGTGGTCGTCGTAGAAGCAAAATCACAATGATGCAATTTGCCCTGTATACTACCTGCATGTTTCACTCCCCTAACAAATTCAGAATAATTGTTCATATCCATATCGACTATTTCTTTATAAATTAAAGAAATAACCACTCCATAATCTTTAAGGAGCTTCCCTAAGCCCATCCCCAAGTCATATAAGTTCTTGCAATCCATCAAAGACAAATCTTGATATGATAAATAAAACTGTAAACTATGGCTTACAGAGCATCCTAAAAGTAGGGGGATTGTCTGAGATTTGTTGAAATCGCGAATATATCTACATTGTTTTTCAAAAGAACCACAAGAAAATAGTACCCCGCCTAAACCACAACTATGTTCAAGCTGAACAACTGCTGTTATAAAATCATCCCCCTCTAATCCACAAGAAGGGACAAAAAAAAATAATTGAGCCAATTTTCTTTCTATTGAAGTAAGTAATGAAAATAGCTCCTTGGTTTCTTCTAACTCCTCATTTTTATAGGGCATCCACTGCGTTTTTTTTAGATAATTACACGCCTCTTCTCTCCCTCGTTGGAATTCTTGAGCTGAGGCAACAACCCTTTTAGTTATAGTTAATAACTTTTTTTTAAGTTCATTACCTTTCTTATTATTGTTGTCATCAAAAGATCTTGGATCTTTCATGACACCATCTATCTGTTCCACATAAAAACTATCCCGACAATTTAGTCTGCTAAAAACGTCCATGTGTCCACAGTCCTTTGCTTCTTGCTCGGAAATATACAAGTAGGAAGATATTAAAGATTTTTCTTTTTTTTTTAAAAACTTAATTACTTTTTTGGTCTTGTCTTTTCAAATCCATGATTTTATAATGGGGAGGAACTTAATCCTTGACGCAACTCACGTATCAAGATATGCCCGACTCTTTTCATTACAATATAGCCTCTAAAGAATCAGATGAATCTTCTGTAAAAAATATTATTGATGTATTCGGCGCCCCTCGCTGTTTAGAGCTCTTAAAACAAATGTTATT
Encoded here:
- a CDS encoding cyclic nucleotide-binding domain-containing protein — encoded protein: MNLIDRAFLIKKNPIFNSLDMDVLLAISDKTEVMIFKPGTKIFSKDEPSFSLYIIVEGYVKITDNNSSLSVTISSQECFGEESLFSNKHREYNAEAITQVRTLILSKGQFLSIVEECPSVALSLLELYAKQISFRYPVS
- the acpP gene encoding acyl carrier protein; protein product: MSLEDDVKLIIVDQLGVDASEVNENSSFIEDLNADSLDLTELIMTLEEKFDFEISEQDAEKLRTVGDVITYIKTRQGE
- the fabG gene encoding 3-oxoacyl-ACP reductase FabG encodes the protein MNAVLFGKKAIVTGGSRGIGFAIAKLFVEQGADVEIWGINAEGGKQAAEELSKLGRSATFAKVDVGDNHSVKDAVQNFISVHGNIDILVNNAGITRDNLLMRMSEEEWSSVINTNLNSLYYVCSSVIRSMIKARSGSIINISSVVGLMGSPGQTNYAAAKAGIIGFSRALAKEVAARNIRVNCIAPGCIDTDMTKVLNDNLKTEWLKNVPMGRMGLPEEIANVALFLASPLSSYITSQVLSVDGGMTH
- the fabD gene encoding ACP S-malonyltransferase — translated: MKKKIGFLFPGQGSQYVGMGKDLVESYPEAAEVFALADETLNFSLSSIMFEGPEEKLLETAYSQLAIYLHSLAIVKILVSRTSITPAAVSGLSLGEYTALVASGRISPIDGFNIISKRAQFMNQACQQSPGAMAAILGLTADIVEQNLESLGEGIWIANYNAPKQLVIAGLREKIEEAVKLFTDLGAKRAILLKVFGAFHTPLMQVAENELASYLYNLDMHDSEVPFVSNVVADFLINNDEIRQCLVKQMTSPTLWYQSCSKMDLEVDEFLEIGPGKVLAGLNRSIGLTKPIKSLGTVESINNFLTEL
- a CDS encoding beta-ketoacyl-ACP synthase III yields the protein MKKTRKASIWATGSYLPEKILSNSDLEQMVDTSDEWIVTRTGIKERRIAAADEYTSIMGAKAAEKAIEKAGLTKDQIECIIFSTSAPDHIFPSSAALAQAYLGIKEIPAFDCMAACTGYLYGLSVAKAYVESGMYNNVLLIAADKLSSFVNYQDRNTCVLFGDGGAACVVGESRPGALEITNVNLGADGSVSDLLSLPAGGSRLPASLETLEAGKHFISMEGKEVFKHAVRRMESAAKACISDAGIAEEDIDWLVPHQANERIIDAIAKRFEIDEAKVFKTLSKYGNTAASSVCIALDELLQSHVINSGEYLLIVAFGGGLSWGAVVLQQVEG
- the recR gene encoding recombination mediator RecR, which translates into the protein MLKYPDYLSKLISFLRKLPGIGFKTAEKLAFELLDWEQDQLEALGKAFSELSIARSHCPCCFCLKNFPESQCEFCQNNRDTSTLCIVASPKDIFSLERSQVFKGHYYVLGTLLSPLTGKHIEEERMRLLKQRIEFLNPKEIILALDATLEGDATALFLKQELAYSLASISRLALGLPIGLSFDYIDSGTLARAFSGRNPY
- the bamA gene encoding outer membrane protein assembly factor BamA codes for the protein MFIMRNKVILRFTVLALIQAPIALTAKATETVKEGYTIVESITITTEGENSINKHPLPKLKTKSGALFSQADFDEDLRNLSKDYDRVEPKVDFSNGKTTISLLLVAKPCIRKICITGNEAVPNHKILKTLQIYENSVFDREKFLKNFDELRVYYLKRGYFESNLCYDLDHNEHQGYIDITVRVQEGSCGRIKTFKINGLSKSEKADVQEIILTKQHSKTTSWFTGSGLYHPDIVEQDALAITNYLHNLGYADATVTPRREVDECGNIVLYMDVEKGPLYTLGHVHIEGFDVLPRRLVEKQLSAGPNDIYCPENIWDGAQKIKNTYAKYGYINTNVDITFSPHASRSVYDITYQVSEGSPYKVGLIKITGNTHTKHDVILHESSLFPGDTFNKLKLEDTEQRLRNTGYFQSVSVYTARSQLDPLDNAEEYRDIFVEVKETTTGNLGLFLGFSSLDNLFGGIELSESNFDLLGFRHLFSKGFKCLRGGGEYLFLKANFGDKVTDYTLKWTKPHFLNTPWILGVELDKSINRALSKDYSVETYGGNVSTTYILNQQLKYGIYYRGTQTSLHKKKKDQEGPDIAANKGFVSAAGVNLNFDSINNPRNPTTGVRSGINFEVSGLGGTYHFTKLSVNSSIYRKLTRKGVLKIKGEAQFLKPFGNTTIEGIPISERFFLGGETTVRGYKPFIIGPKFSPTEPQGGLSSLLLTEEFQYPLINQPSVSAFVFLDAGFIGLKEYTIRLKDLCSSAGFGLRFDVMNNVPVMLGFGWPFRPTEMFDGEKIDVSQRFFFALGGVF
- a CDS encoding OmpH family outer membrane protein, whose protein sequence is MKKSLRPVFLAFLTLAGTQQAFADDDHLKGGLGVVSLKRCLEESAFGKKETEELENMKEQFSKNSEKMEEELSALYNKLQDEDYMESLSTSASDELRKKFENLSSEYNALQSQYYQMLNQSNMKRVQKLIKEVKKASNIVREQTGLAAVLNDEVVLSIDSSADITNEIIKILDESFKNN
- the lpxD gene encoding UDP-3-O-(3-hydroxymyristoyl)glucosamine N-acyltransferase, translated to MPQELVYTLQQLADLLKVEVQGNTETPISGVEEISEAQSHHVTFLDNEKYSRFIKNTEAGAIILSKAQAQKYGHLNKNFLIVSEFPSIAFQKCIELFIPPIDSGFPGIHPTAVIHPTAHIGKDVFLEPYAVICQHAQIGDSSHIGAGSVIGAFSTLGEHCYVHPKVVIRERVVIGKRVIVQPGAIIGACGFGYITNAFGRHKHLKHLGQVIIEDDVEIGANTTIDRGRFKNSVIREGTKIDNQVQIAHHVEVGKHSMIVAQAGIAGSTKIGNHVIIGGQTGITGHISITDHVIMMAQTGVTKSISSPGIYGGAPARPYQEIHRQVAKIRGLPKLEERLGMLEEKVKGLSAQSEEAQITP